One window from the genome of Deltaproteobacteria bacterium CG2_30_66_27 encodes:
- a CDS encoding ABC transporter permease codes for MVLDLGAVFTLFVQVVSWVVRPPSEIRNIVKQMEEVGIRSMPVVLVTATFTGMVLALQSYSGFQRFGATSFVGSVVALSITRELGPVFAGLMVSGRVGASMAAELGTMKVTEQIDALVTLATNPVKYLVVPRVVAATIVLPVLVVFADLLGIVGGYFVSVYLMGANPYVYVAKTYQYLEFNDIYTGLVKASVFGTLIALISCHHGFAAQGGAEGVGRATTRAVVASSMMVLVSDYFMTSLMF; via the coding sequence ATGGTGCTGGACCTGGGGGCGGTCTTCACCCTGTTCGTCCAGGTCGTCTCCTGGGTGGTGCGGCCGCCGTCGGAGATCCGCAACATCGTCAAGCAGATGGAAGAGGTCGGGATCCGGTCGATGCCGGTCGTGCTCGTCACCGCCACCTTCACCGGCATGGTCCTCGCGCTGCAGAGCTACTCCGGATTTCAGCGGTTCGGCGCGACCAGCTTCGTCGGGTCGGTCGTCGCCCTTTCCATCACCCGGGAACTGGGGCCGGTGTTCGCCGGGCTCATGGTCTCCGGCCGGGTCGGCGCCTCGATGGCGGCGGAGCTGGGGACGATGAAGGTGACCGAGCAGATCGATGCCCTGGTCACCCTCGCCACCAACCCGGTCAAGTACCTCGTGGTGCCGCGCGTGGTGGCCGCCACGATCGTCCTCCCCGTGCTCGTCGTGTTCGCGGACCTGTTGGGGATCGTCGGCGGCTACTTCGTCTCCGTCTACCTGATGGGCGCCAACCCGTACGTGTACGTCGCCAAGACGTACCAGTACCTCGAGTTCAACGACATCTACACGGGGCTGGTCAAGGCCTCGGTCTTCGGGACGCTGATCGCCCTCATCTCGTGCCACCACGGGTTCGCGGCGCAGGGGGGCGCGGAGGGGGTCGGCAGAGCGACCACCCGGGCGGTCGTGGCCTCCTCCATGATGGTGCTCGTTTCGGACTACTTCATGACGTCGTTGATGTTCTGA
- a CDS encoding ABC transporter ATP-binding protein, translating into MIEIRGVSKRFGRKVVLDGLELTVPKGMNTVVIGGSGTGKSVLIKCVVGLLRPDAGEIRIDGQDITRMNERELVRVRRKFGMLFQGAALFDSMDVGENVAFVLRRLKMYPERQIREVVEEKLSMVGLRDIQRLMPAELSGGMKKRVGLARAIASEPDILLYDEPTTGLDPIMADVINDLIISLRETIGVTSIAITHDMASAYKIADQIAMLYQGKIIEVGTPEEIRTTSNPVVAQFVQGRAHGPITDESEEFVRFVSR; encoded by the coding sequence TTGATCGAGATCCGGGGAGTAAGCAAGCGCTTCGGGAGGAAGGTGGTCCTCGACGGCCTCGAACTGACCGTGCCGAAGGGGATGAACACTGTCGTCATCGGCGGAAGCGGCACGGGGAAATCCGTCCTCATCAAGTGCGTGGTGGGGCTGCTTCGCCCGGATGCGGGGGAGATCCGGATCGACGGCCAGGACATCACGCGGATGAACGAGCGGGAGCTGGTTCGGGTGCGCCGCAAGTTCGGGATGCTCTTCCAGGGGGCGGCCCTGTTCGACTCGATGGACGTGGGGGAGAACGTGGCGTTCGTCCTGCGGCGCCTGAAGATGTACCCGGAGCGCCAGATCCGGGAGGTGGTGGAAGAGAAGCTCTCGATGGTCGGGCTGCGCGACATCCAGCGGCTGATGCCCGCGGAGCTGTCCGGCGGCATGAAGAAGCGCGTGGGGCTGGCCCGGGCGATCGCCTCCGAGCCCGACATCCTGCTGTACGACGAGCCGACGACGGGGCTGGACCCGATCATGGCCGACGTCATCAACGACCTGATCATCTCGCTGCGGGAGACGATCGGGGTGACCTCGATCGCGATCACCCACGACATGGCCTCCGCCTACAAGATCGCGGACCAGATCGCGATGCTCTACCAGGGGAAGATCATCGAGGTGGGGACGCCGGAGGAGATCCGGACGACGTCGAACCCGGTGGTCGCGCAGTTCGTGCAGGGGCGCGCGCACGGCCCCATCACGGACGAGAGCGAGGAGTTCGTCCGCTTCGTCAGCCGATGA